The sequence TGATCCCGCCCTCGCCGGCGTGGGTCAGGTCCCGCACGTAGGCGACCGGGTCCCCGTCGATCGCGGTACTGTTCCAGCCCAGATCGCCGCCGCCCGCGGAGGTGAGCACGTGCTTGCGGGCCGGGTTGATGAAGGCGGCGAACGGGTCGCCGTCAGCGTGCGGTGGCCAGTATTCGCTCCACTCTTGCCAGAGCACCCGGCCGATCACCACATCGGTGACGCCGGCCAGAGTCGCCCCCATCAGCTGCCCCTCCTCGGGGCCGAAGGCGTCGA is a genomic window of Ruania zhangjianzhongii containing:
- a CDS encoding dihydrofolate reductase family protein gives rise to the protein MTRSVTAHLFCAVNGVVESPDKFQFDAFGPEEGQLMGATLAGVTDVVIGRVLWQEWSEYWPPHADGDPFAAFINPARKHVLTSAGGGDLGWNSTAIDGDPVAYVRDLTHAGEGGITVAGGIETVRTLFLAGVVDTLTLTVHPAVGTGRRLFDDSVPVTRLNLVDSTVTSAGNAVLTYSLRG